The Chryseobacterium geocarposphaerae genome has a window encoding:
- a CDS encoding TlpA family protein disulfide reductase has translation MKKLHYILLIFISSFIYSQNNFEIDLTSDPYVNDSLILGAPMTRKGFGDLYTFDIKPNKNISKFGSDHSLYFIKVKKENLINGFIEYPQPVAFVYLDKKNKSALGTKIFFLEKGKYKIDVPQDINFLDLTINTPTNREYRVLQKALEKFYIKSNNPYQQDSLTSLDKKQEFLAQYIKKNPNSYVALWEIVNDYTQYNYHPDYLKNMNLFSVKFKQNKLYKGVESHLKAEQSTSIGQKIPDIYFDKQNKLTSEDFKKHKLTFIDYWSTTCAPCIKGMPEIVNLYNDYKDKNVNFITITDESTTKRMELAISILKKNNANWVNFFDVNKDFQKKLNATGYPLHLIIDENGKIIARIRNNIEEARSIIKEYLQ, from the coding sequence ATGAAGAAACTACACTACATTTTATTAATTTTTATTTCCAGTTTCATTTATTCCCAAAATAATTTTGAGATTGATCTTACTTCTGATCCATATGTTAATGACAGTCTTATTCTGGGAGCTCCGATGACGAGAAAAGGATTTGGAGATCTGTACACATTCGATATAAAACCAAATAAAAATATTTCAAAATTTGGGTCGGATCATTCCCTGTATTTTATAAAAGTTAAAAAAGAAAATCTTATCAATGGCTTTATAGAATATCCTCAACCGGTAGCTTTTGTTTATCTGGATAAAAAGAATAAATCTGCTTTGGGAACAAAAATATTTTTTCTGGAAAAAGGAAAATATAAAATTGATGTGCCACAAGATATCAATTTCTTAGACTTAACTATAAACACTCCTACCAATAGAGAATATAGAGTTTTGCAGAAAGCATTGGAAAAATTTTATATAAAATCAAACAATCCCTATCAACAAGATAGTCTAACAAGTCTGGACAAAAAGCAGGAATTTCTTGCACAATACATCAAGAAAAATCCAAATTCGTATGTTGCGTTATGGGAAATTGTAAATGATTATACTCAGTACAATTATCACCCTGATTATTTGAAAAACATGAATTTATTTTCAGTAAAATTCAAACAAAACAAATTATACAAGGGCGTCGAATCTCATTTAAAGGCAGAGCAATCCACTTCTATCGGACAAAAGATTCCTGATATTTATTTTGATAAACAGAATAAACTGACTTCTGAAGATTTCAAGAAACATAAATTAACTTTTATCGATTATTGGTCTACCACCTGTGCTCCATGCATAAAAGGAATGCCAGAAATTGTCAATTTATACAATGATTATAAAGATAAAAACGTAAACTTCATTACCATTACGGACGAAAGCACCACCAAAAGAATGGAATTGGCTATATCTATTTTAAAGAAGAACAATGCCAATTGGGTCAATTTCTTTGATGTGAATAAAGACTTTCAAAAGAAGTTAAATGCAACAGGTTATCCTCTTCATTTAATTATTGACGAAAACGGAAAAATAATTGCAAGGATCAGAAACAATATTGAAGAAGCCAGAAGTATCATTAAAGAATATCTACAGTAG
- a CDS encoding murein L,D-transpeptidase catalytic domain family protein codes for MKGFFSLLSIVYMVTTSFYLSPRKAIVKNEISTKKIERVATKSEKTVEKAVSSSEELYKSISFEQGHELNEEVFFKALTGFENLKKAGLLNSESHLLTVCDFSMSSNTKRLWVIDINEKKVLFNSLVAHGKNTGEEFATNFSNTESSLQSSLGFYITDATYNGDNGFSLRLLGMDKGFNDAAYRRAIVMHGADYVSDEFAAMHKRIGRSWGCPAVPRDLTQPIINTIKGRNLLFIYYPDQNYLSKSEWLKA; via the coding sequence ATGAAAGGATTTTTTAGTTTATTAAGTATTGTTTACATGGTAACTACTTCATTCTATTTGTCTCCAAGAAAGGCAATTGTAAAGAATGAAATAAGTACAAAAAAAATTGAAAGAGTAGCCACGAAATCTGAGAAAACTGTTGAAAAAGCAGTATCTTCATCAGAAGAATTATACAAGTCTATATCATTTGAGCAAGGGCATGAACTTAACGAAGAAGTTTTCTTTAAAGCTTTAACAGGTTTTGAGAATTTGAAGAAAGCTGGTTTGCTTAATTCGGAGTCGCATTTACTTACAGTATGCGATTTTTCTATGTCCTCCAATACAAAAAGACTTTGGGTAATTGATATTAATGAAAAGAAAGTATTATTCAATTCGCTGGTTGCCCACGGAAAAAACACGGGTGAAGAGTTTGCAACGAACTTTTCCAATACGGAAAGTTCGCTTCAAAGCAGCTTAGGATTTTACATTACCGATGCAACGTATAACGGAGACAACGGGTTTTCTCTGAGATTGCTGGGAATGGATAAAGGGTTCAATGATGCGGCTTACAGAAGGGCGATCGTAATGCACGGTGCAGATTATGTAAGTGATGAATTTGCAGCAATGCACAAAAGAATCGGAAGAAGCTGGGGGTGCCCCGCTGTTCCAAGAGATCTGACTCAACCGATCATTAATACGATAAAAGGAAGGAATCTTCTCTTTATCTATTATCCTGATCAGAATTACCTTTCCAAATCGGAATGGTTGAAAGCATAA
- the msrB gene encoding peptide-methionine (R)-S-oxide reductase MsrB: MENQAKNNPYYSRTETAKLDIPNEEWKKILAPDLYAISREAATERAFTGKYNDFDELGEYYCAVCGNHLFRSTTKFSSSCGWPSFFEADKEGVYYKRDLTYGMDRVEVLCKRCDSHLGHIFDDGPKPTGLRYCMNSISLEFVPDSEK; this comes from the coding sequence ATGGAAAACCAAGCAAAAAACAATCCATACTATTCCAGAACCGAGACTGCGAAACTCGATATTCCCAATGAAGAATGGAAAAAGATCCTTGCTCCGGATTTATACGCAATCTCAAGAGAAGCGGCAACAGAAAGAGCTTTTACCGGAAAATACAACGATTTTGATGAATTGGGAGAATATTATTGTGCAGTTTGCGGAAATCATTTATTCCGTTCGACGACGAAATTTTCAAGCAGCTGCGGATGGCCGAGTTTCTTTGAAGCTGATAAGGAAGGGGTATATTATAAAAGAGATTTAACGTATGGTATGGATCGAGTAGAGGTGCTTTGCAAGAGATGCGATTCGCATTTGGGACATATATTTGATGATGGCCCGAAACCTACAGGACTACGCTATTGCATGAATTCTATAAGTCTGGAATTTGTTCCTGATTCTGAAAAATAA
- a CDS encoding DUF445 domain-containing protein gives MNDEAKRKQLRKYKAFATGLFLLMAVIFIITTLLQKTIDSHWIGYVRAFSEAAMVGALADWFAVTALFRHPLGLPIPHTNLIENSKQRLGDNLGSFVVNNFLSPQNIRPYIQKLKISGFVGEWLVKEKNQEILIKNFSDIVLDILNKLDDSEVSHFISKKVSEMTDTIKLNVILGNGITYLLDKNDHQKMITNLSSQIKNYILENDEMIQERVKKGSYSFIPAFVDNKIADKIASGLSDFFKEVEEDANHEIRALVTRKIYEFSNELKQDPKWEDEFKNIKNDLLKGNKLDEYSSDIWISIKNTLKKELQEDQSSLKNYISKNLNEFSQNLKTDEVLQHKIDHWIRVTAYKYILKNTHQFGNLISSTVGNWQGKELSEKLELEVGKDLQFIRVNGTLVGGLVGLIIYTISHFFL, from the coding sequence ATGAATGATGAAGCCAAAAGAAAACAATTAAGGAAATATAAAGCATTTGCCACCGGATTATTTCTTCTGATGGCGGTAATTTTCATTATAACCACTCTTTTACAGAAGACCATCGATTCTCATTGGATCGGCTATGTCAGAGCATTTTCCGAAGCCGCAATGGTTGGTGCTTTAGCAGACTGGTTTGCCGTTACTGCATTATTCCGCCATCCGCTCGGTTTACCCATTCCACATACCAACCTGATTGAAAACAGCAAACAGAGATTGGGTGACAACCTGGGAAGCTTTGTAGTCAATAATTTTCTATCGCCTCAAAATATCCGTCCTTACATCCAGAAATTAAAAATTTCGGGTTTTGTAGGTGAATGGCTGGTAAAGGAAAAAAATCAGGAGATTCTCATTAAAAATTTTTCGGATATTGTTCTAGATATTTTGAACAAACTAGATGATTCTGAAGTGAGTCATTTCATCAGCAAAAAGGTTTCAGAAATGACAGATACGATTAAACTAAATGTCATTCTCGGAAACGGGATCACTTATCTTTTGGACAAAAATGATCATCAGAAAATGATCACCAATCTTTCTTCTCAGATTAAGAATTATATCCTTGAAAATGATGAAATGATCCAGGAACGTGTAAAAAAGGGAAGTTATTCCTTTATTCCTGCTTTTGTTGACAATAAAATTGCTGATAAAATTGCAAGTGGACTTTCAGATTTTTTCAAAGAAGTTGAAGAAGACGCCAACCACGAAATCAGAGCTTTGGTTACCCGGAAAATTTATGAGTTCTCCAACGAACTAAAACAGGATCCGAAATGGGAAGATGAATTTAAAAATATTAAAAATGATCTTTTAAAGGGTAATAAACTTGATGAATATTCAAGTGATATCTGGATTTCCATAAAAAATACATTGAAAAAAGAATTACAGGAAGATCAGTCTTCTTTAAAAAATTATATTTCAAAAAACCTGAACGAATTTTCACAAAACCTGAAAACCGATGAAGTCCTTCAACATAAAATTGATCACTGGATTCGCGTAACGGCTTATAAGTATATCCTGAAAAACACCCATCAGTTCGGAAACCTTATTAGTTCAACCGTTGGAAACTGGCAGGGAAAAGAATTAAGCGAAAAACTGGAACTGGAGGTGGGGAAAGACCTTCAATTCATCAGAGTTAACGGAACTTTGGTCGGTGGATTGGTAGGGTTGATTATTTATACTATTTCCCATTTTTTCCTTTAA
- a CDS encoding quinone-dependent dihydroorotate dehydrogenase, which translates to MYKSLIRPILFKFDPEEVHHFTFSMLKNFGFLTKLFFPKPIQDKRLEREVFGLKFKNPVGLAAGFDKNAVLFNELGDLGFGFVEIGTVTPRAQAGNPKKRLFRLIEDGGIINRMGFNNDGLQAAIEKLKCNKGKIIIGGNIGKNTDTAPENYTQDYLDCFEGLHPYVDYFVLNVSCPNVGSHAKLEDVEYLRELITEVKKINQLKAVQKPILLKIAPDLNNNQLDEIIELIAETKIDGIVVSNTSVNREGLKTSPEVLAQIGNGGLSGKPIRERSTKMIKYLSDKSNRAFPIIGVGGIHSAKDALEKLDAGATLVQLYTGFIYEGPELINNINKAILTRASRLPK; encoded by the coding sequence ATGTACAAATCGCTCATTCGTCCAATTCTTTTCAAATTCGATCCTGAAGAAGTACATCACTTTACTTTTTCAATGCTAAAGAATTTTGGATTTCTCACTAAATTATTTTTCCCAAAACCTATTCAAGACAAACGTCTGGAAAGGGAAGTTTTCGGATTAAAATTTAAAAATCCTGTAGGATTGGCTGCCGGTTTTGATAAAAATGCAGTTTTATTTAACGAATTGGGAGATTTAGGTTTCGGGTTTGTAGAAATCGGAACGGTAACTCCAAGAGCTCAAGCAGGAAATCCAAAGAAAAGATTGTTCAGACTCATTGAAGATGGTGGAATTATCAACAGAATGGGCTTCAACAATGATGGGCTACAAGCTGCCATCGAAAAACTGAAATGTAATAAAGGAAAAATAATCATCGGTGGAAACATCGGGAAAAATACAGATACCGCTCCGGAAAACTACACGCAGGATTATCTTGACTGTTTTGAAGGACTGCATCCCTATGTAGATTATTTTGTACTGAATGTGAGCTGTCCGAATGTAGGAAGCCACGCCAAACTGGAAGATGTGGAATATCTTCGTGAACTGATTACTGAAGTTAAGAAAATCAACCAGTTAAAAGCTGTGCAAAAACCAATTTTATTGAAAATTGCTCCGGATTTGAATAACAATCAGCTTGATGAAATTATTGAATTGATTGCTGAAACAAAGATCGACGGAATTGTAGTTTCCAATACATCAGTTAACAGAGAAGGGCTGAAAACTTCTCCTGAAGTTTTAGCACAAATCGGAAATGGAGGTTTAAGCGGAAAACCCATCCGTGAACGAAGTACAAAAATGATCAAATATCTTTCGGATAAAAGTAACAGAGCGTTCCCGATCATCGGAGTCGGGGGAATTCATTCTGCAAAAGATGCGTTGGAGAAACTGGATGCGGGAGCAACTTTGGTTCAGTTGTATACAGGTTTTATCTACGAAGGTCCTGAATTGATTAATAATATTAATAAAGCGATTTTAACGAGAGCAAGTCGTTTACCAAAATAA
- a CDS encoding pseudouridine synthase, producing the protein MLEILYRDEHLIAINKPSGLLVHKSFYSGDADTYAIQELKKQIGQKVYPVHRLDRKTSGVLLFTLDKDTLRMMSSQFEEKVVEKKYIAILRGWAKEEETIDYDLVNENEVKQNAVTYYHRLQTSEIDLPFLKHQTSRYCLVEAIPETGRFHQLRKHFKHILHPILGCRKHGCNKQNKLWLQTFGINKMTLHAHQLIFNHPISNERITVNATIDDEFKRVGNILNLDLSAYS; encoded by the coding sequence ATGTTAGAAATTCTTTATCGAGACGAACATCTTATTGCCATCAACAAACCCAGCGGATTGTTGGTTCACAAGTCTTTTTATTCGGGAGATGCAGATACTTACGCAATTCAGGAGTTGAAAAAGCAGATTGGACAAAAAGTTTATCCTGTACATCGGTTAGATAGAAAAACTTCGGGCGTATTATTGTTTACTTTAGATAAAGACACACTGAGAATGATGAGTTCTCAATTTGAGGAAAAGGTAGTTGAAAAGAAATACATCGCCATTCTCAGAGGTTGGGCAAAAGAAGAAGAAACAATCGATTACGATTTAGTTAACGAAAATGAAGTCAAACAAAACGCCGTTACATATTATCATCGTTTACAGACTTCGGAAATCGATTTACCTTTTTTAAAGCATCAGACTTCAAGGTATTGTCTGGTAGAAGCGATTCCTGAAACAGGGCGGTTTCATCAGTTGAGAAAACATTTTAAACATATCTTACATCCGATTTTAGGATGTCGAAAACATGGCTGTAATAAACAAAACAAATTGTGGCTTCAAACATTTGGGATTAACAAAATGACACTTCATGCTCATCAATTGATTTTTAATCATCCGATTTCTAATGAAAGAATTACTGTAAATGCTACTATTGATGACGAATTCAAAAGAGTAGGGAACATTTTGAATTTAGATTTAAGCGCATATTCTTAA
- a CDS encoding glycine--tRNA ligase — protein MAKQEDVFKKVISHAKEYGFIFPSSEIYDGLSAVYDYGQNGAELKNNIKQYWWKAMVQLNENIVGIDSAILMHPTTWKASGHVDAFNDPLIDNKDSKKRFRADVLVEDYCAKIEDKENKEIEKAAKRFGESFDKDQFVATNPKVLEYRAKREAILSRLAKSLENEDLADVKALIEELEIADPDTGSKNWTEVRQFNLMFGTKLGASADSAMDLYLRPETAQGIFVNFLNVQKTSRHRLPFGIAQIGKAFRNEIVARQFIFRMREFEQMEMQFFVAPGTELEFYEQWKQKRLNWHLALGLGNENYRFHDHEKLAHYANAAADIEFNFPFGFKELEGIHSRTDFDLKAHEEFSGRKLQFFDPERNENYVPYVVETSVGLDRLFLAIFSHCLRDEVLEDGSERTVLSLPPALAPIKAAILPLMKKDGLAEYAEQIFNDLKYDFNLFYEEKDAIGKRYRRQDAIGTPYCITIDHDSLTDHTVTIRDRDTMEQERVPVSELRRIIDEKTNFRNLLSKI, from the coding sequence ATGGCAAAGCAAGAAGATGTTTTCAAGAAAGTGATTTCTCACGCGAAAGAATATGGTTTTATTTTTCCTTCGAGTGAGATCTATGACGGTTTATCGGCTGTTTATGATTATGGACAAAACGGTGCTGAATTAAAAAATAATATCAAACAATATTGGTGGAAAGCGATGGTACAGCTTAACGAAAATATTGTCGGCATTGATTCAGCAATTCTGATGCACCCCACAACATGGAAGGCATCGGGCCATGTAGACGCTTTCAACGATCCTCTGATTGATAATAAAGATTCTAAAAAACGTTTCAGAGCAGACGTTTTGGTGGAAGATTACTGTGCTAAAATTGAAGATAAAGAGAACAAGGAAATCGAAAAGGCAGCAAAAAGATTCGGAGAGTCTTTTGATAAAGATCAGTTTGTTGCGACGAATCCAAAAGTATTGGAATACAGAGCAAAAAGAGAAGCTATTCTTTCAAGGCTGGCAAAATCTCTGGAAAATGAAGATCTTGCTGATGTAAAAGCTTTAATTGAAGAATTGGAAATTGCTGATCCGGATACGGGCTCTAAAAACTGGACAGAAGTAAGACAATTCAATTTGATGTTCGGAACTAAACTGGGAGCCTCTGCAGATTCGGCGATGGATCTTTATTTAAGACCGGAAACCGCTCAGGGGATTTTCGTTAATTTTTTGAATGTTCAGAAAACTTCACGTCATAGGCTTCCTTTTGGTATTGCCCAAATCGGAAAAGCATTTAGAAATGAGATCGTTGCAAGACAATTCATTTTCAGAATGCGTGAATTTGAACAAATGGAAATGCAGTTTTTCGTTGCTCCGGGAACAGAGTTGGAATTCTACGAACAGTGGAAACAAAAACGTCTCAACTGGCACTTGGCTTTAGGTTTAGGTAATGAAAATTACAGATTCCATGATCATGAGAAACTGGCTCACTATGCCAATGCTGCAGCAGATATTGAATTTAATTTCCCATTCGGATTTAAAGAACTGGAAGGTATTCACTCAAGAACGGATTTCGATTTAAAAGCTCACGAAGAATTTTCGGGAAGAAAACTTCAGTTCTTTGATCCTGAAAGAAATGAAAATTATGTTCCTTATGTTGTGGAAACTTCGGTTGGTTTAGACCGATTATTCCTTGCTATATTCTCTCATTGTTTAAGAGACGAAGTATTGGAAGACGGTTCAGAAAGAACAGTTTTATCTTTACCACCGGCTTTAGCGCCCATAAAAGCTGCCATTCTTCCATTAATGAAGAAAGACGGTTTAGCAGAATATGCAGAGCAAATCTTCAACGACCTGAAATACGATTTCAACTTATTCTACGAAGAAAAAGACGCGATCGGAAAACGCTACAGAAGACAGGATGCGATCGGTACGCCTTACTGTATCACCATAGATCACGATTCTTTAACAGACCACACCGTGACGATCAGAGACAGAGACACGATGGAACAGGAAAGAGTTCCGGTTTCTGAACTGAGAAGAATCATCGACGAGAAAACGAATTTCAGAAATTTACTTTCAAAAATATAA
- a CDS encoding serine hydrolase domain-containing protein, whose amino-acid sequence MIIFFYFITGIIALVGIMYLSGYAYLFNGISKTYLRGKSSANIDDGKLFSSNPVTTQMPKLWEEAAEYNKTELPKNIVDDLTQSNTASFLVVKNGKLVHEQYWNGYNQLSKTNSFSMAKAVTVMLLGKALEEGKIKSIDDKFSDYFEEFKNKEFGNQLTLRNLAQMEAGLNWDEDYKNPFLPNAKAYYGKSLIDATFSRKFKENPGERFEYQSGSTQLLGFAVRKAIGQSLASYLSEKFWIPLGMEQHAEWSTDESGMEKTYCCIHSNARDFAKLGQLFLDDGKADNQQILNLDFINQMRTPTKKSEDIYGMGFWINNDNPIKHYYFLGLQGQYIIMIPEHNMVIVRTGSYNNLPKTDRGRPDQVKFLVNETVSLFQ is encoded by the coding sequence ATGATAATCTTCTTCTACTTCATTACGGGTATTATTGCTTTGGTAGGCATCATGTACCTTTCAGGGTATGCCTATCTTTTTAACGGGATTTCAAAAACCTATCTGCGCGGGAAATCCAGTGCCAATATTGATGATGGTAAGTTATTCTCCAGTAACCCCGTCACTACGCAAATGCCCAAACTCTGGGAAGAAGCTGCTGAATATAATAAAACAGAATTACCGAAAAATATAGTTGATGATTTAACTCAGTCCAATACCGCTTCTTTTCTTGTTGTAAAAAACGGAAAACTGGTTCATGAACAATACTGGAACGGCTATAATCAACTCTCAAAAACCAATTCTTTTTCTATGGCAAAGGCGGTTACCGTAATGCTTTTGGGAAAGGCTCTGGAAGAAGGTAAAATAAAAAGTATTGATGATAAATTTTCCGATTATTTTGAAGAATTTAAGAATAAAGAATTCGGAAATCAATTGACACTTAGAAATTTAGCGCAGATGGAAGCCGGCCTGAACTGGGATGAAGACTATAAAAATCCTTTTTTACCCAATGCAAAAGCGTATTATGGAAAAAGCCTTATCGACGCTACTTTTTCAAGGAAATTCAAAGAAAATCCAGGTGAAAGGTTTGAGTACCAAAGCGGATCTACACAGCTCCTCGGTTTTGCTGTGAGAAAAGCCATCGGTCAATCATTAGCAAGCTATTTATCAGAAAAATTCTGGATTCCTTTGGGAATGGAACAACATGCGGAATGGAGCACCGATGAAAGCGGGATGGAAAAAACATACTGCTGTATTCATTCTAATGCACGAGATTTTGCCAAACTGGGACAATTATTTTTGGATGACGGAAAAGCAGATAACCAGCAGATTTTGAATCTTGATTTCATTAATCAGATGAGAACACCAACTAAAAAATCTGAGGATATTTACGGAATGGGGTTCTGGATCAATAATGATAATCCCATAAAACATTATTATTTCCTAGGACTTCAAGGACAATACATTATCATGATCCCTGAGCACAATATGGTCATCGTAAGAACAGGAAGCTACAACAATCTTCCAAAAACAGACAGGGGAAGACCGGATCAGGTGAAATTTCTCGTGAATGAAACCGTATCATTATTTCAGTAG